Part of the Natronobacterium gregoryi SP2 genome, CCGAGTGATCGCTGTCGAAGACGTCGCCGACCTGGAGGTCGTAGAGCTCGCCACCGCGGAGGCCCGCCTCGAACTGGACGGCGAGCAGTGCCTCATCACGCGGATTTCGGGCGGCGTTGATCAGATCCTGGAGGTCGTTCCACGTGAGGAGATCTCGCTCCGAGGGGACGGGATCGAAGTCGTTGCTGGTTCCCGTCGGGATCCAGGCGAGCGTCTCGGGCGGCTCGTCTCGCTTCTGTCGGTACCGACCGAACGAGCGCAGTGCCGTCCGGTAGTCCTGGTTGGTGTGTTCGTTGTCGTACTCGGAGTTGATCCAGCGGACGATCGTCTCGGCGACAGCACGGTACTCGAGTGCCGCTCCGAGGAGGCCGTGGTCCTCGAGGAGCTCGTCGACGTCGTCCTGATCGTCGACGCCGGCGTCGTCGGCTTCGTCGTTGTCTTCGAAGTCTTCGACGGAGGGCGGTGTGGCGAGGGTGGCCATCCGCGTGCAGTGTCGGAGCAGTTTGAGGTGGCGGTGGTCGCCGATCTCGGAGGGGACGAGCCGGATGTTGTCGCTGAACTTCAGCAGATGCCGGCGGTCGGTATCGTACTGGACGTATCGAGCGTCTTCGCCGTTCGATCGGAGGCGTTGGCGAAGTGTGTCGACCTCCTCACGTGGGTCGCTGTCAGTCATATCACTCTACACGACTGTATGGATTGTAAGGGTTTGGCTAGAATCCGGCCCTTGGCTCTCATACGTTACCCGAAAGTCCGAGACGACTACGTCTTGGCAAGACTTCCTATTTCGAGATGCTGTGTATGGTTCCTGAAATAAAGAGCTGTCTTCCCTCGAGTTCTTGGCTTCTCTGTTCTCTCACCTCGATAGCAGGAGTGGGTACCTTCGCGTCGACGGAAGAAGACCTAATCCAGCCGGTATCGTTTCGAATTTGTCACTCGATACCGGGTTCAAACTACTGTCACAAAAATACGAGCCGAGCGTGATTTGGACACACGGTCGATCGCTTCCTCGCTCAGTTCGTTCGCGAGATTGCGCTTTTCCTGCATTGAAATCTCGCTGATTCCTCGCTGATTCCTCGCTGATTCCGCTATCTGTTGCTCACGAAGTTGTTCACGACGAGAAAGCGGGCCGGGCGCGATTTGAACACGCGACCGTCTGGTTAAAAGCCAGACGCTCTGCCAGACTGAGCTACCGGCCCTGCAACTACACCTATTGGTGAGTGCTGGTTAAACGTTTTCTTTCGTCTCGAGGATGGCGGCGCGAGTTCTCTCTTCGTTGTGTTGTCTCGTTTACTCGAGGTGGTTCTCGAGTGCTTCGGTGACGATTTTGCTAGGGTCGATGTCGTCGATAGCGGCGCGGCGTCGGAGGTCGCGGTAGGTGGGCGGTGAGAGTGTGAGTTCGAGTTGGCCGAGGGTGACGTCGTGTTCGGCGAGGGCTTGTTCGATCGGTGTGCCGTCGTTCGTGGCGCTTGCGGCGCGGCGAACGTCGCGGACGGTGAGGTTGCTGTCGAGGATGGCCCAGGCGAGGAGGAGTCGGGCTTCGCCGCCGACGCGGGCGATGTGTTTGGCGGCGGTGGGAGCGATGTCGCCGCTCGCGACCTGTTTGCGGATGGATCGAGGCAGGTCGTGGACTCGAGCCCACTTGCGGATGAACGAGACGGTGACGTCGGTGCCGGCGCGTTCGGCGGCGGCTTTGTAGGACCCTTCGCCACGGACGAGTGCGGCACAGGCCGCAGCGCCACGGAGCACGAGGAGGTGGTCGTTGCCGTGGCTGTCGGTGGCGAATCTGCGGACGGTGTCGGCGGCGTCCTCGAGACTGTCGGGGTCGGCTGGATCGAACTGGACGGCCTCGTGGGCGTGGCTGCCGGTGACTGATTCGTCGCCACGGATGACTGGTTCGCCGACGGGTGATTCGCGATCGGTCGGGGTGGATCTGGATTGATTCTGGTTCTCTCTGTGGGCCTCGTCGCGGCCGTTGGGAGAGTTCCGAGGCCGTTCGTCGGTCATGAAATACGGTATGGTTTTTGGAAGTAAAAAGGCCGCTACTGTGGCGATTCTCGCTGTCGTTTCACTCGCTGGTTGTGTGTCGCTGTCTCTGTGATCTCGTCGAAGACAGTCCACAGGGCAGTTCGTCGCTTGCTTTGCTTTTGTTGACGCTGGTACGTGTCGCGGTTCGCCGTGGCATTTGTCTCGATCGAATGTGTGTGGTGTCTCGTCAGTCGCCCGGACTCCCGCATGCTGCATGCTGCGTGGCGCGGCCCAGAAAAATTGACACTGTTTGCTACACACCGCGAGGAGAGCCGAAAGCACGCCACCCGTCTCGAGGACGATGAGGGTGGGCGAGAGGAGTTGCTGGTTGGACTCGTCGGCAGCGGACAGTTCTTTTACGGTTCGTGCGCTATCTGCAGACGTGACAGTCCAGTTCCCGGCGGATCGGAACGGCGATCTCTCGATTCGGCCGGCAGAGCGTGCAGACTTGCTCGCGGTCGTCCGGATCGAGAACGCGTCGTTTCCCCAGCCCTGGCCTCACGAGGCGTTCGAGCGGTTTCTGGGGGAAGCGGGGTTTCTGGTCGCCATCAGCGACGGCGCGGTCGTCGGCTACGTCGTCAGTGACCTGGTTTCGAACGCCGGTCGGCCGTTTGGCCACGTCAAAGATGTCGCCGTCCATCCGGATCGGCGCGGGAGCGGAATCGGTTCGGCATTGCTTTCTCGGTCGCTGGCTGTCCTCGCAGCACACGGCGCGAGTAGTGTCAAACTCGAGGTTCGGGCGTCCAACGATCCGGCGAAGCGACTTTACCGCGAGTTCGGGTTCGAGTCGCTGCGACGCGTTCCGGACTACTACGATGGTGAGGACGCGATCGTGATGATCCGCAAACTCGAGTGACGGCGAGGGCGTTTTACCGATGGGGACGTACTCTCGAGTATGGGATACGCCTGCCCCGTCTGTGCGGCCGAACAGGCCGATGCGGTACACCTCGCGAACCACCTCGCGATCACTGCGTCGCTGGGGCGTGAAGACCACCTCGAGTGGCTCGAGGAACGCGCACCCGACTGGAGCGAGCGGACGCCCGAGGAGTTGGGCGAGATTGTCGCTGAGGACGCACCCGAGGTCGAGACGCCGGAGTTCGCTTCGGCACCCGACAACGCTCACACTCCTGCTCGTGGCCGTCCCGACTCGCTCGAGGGTGGATTGGCCCGGCAGGGACGCCAGCCTGGACGTGGTTCGCTGACGGCAGAGGCTGAGGGCGTCCTCGAGGAGGCACGCGAGCTGACTCGGCAGATGCAAGACGACGGTGACGCGTAACTGGTAACTCTCTGCCGCTGGCACGGTCTATTATGCATACAGTCGGTACGTTCGCGCCGTCGTCGGTCGAGGAGGCACGGGAGCAGTTCGAGTCGGTCGGCCCCGCGGCTCAGACTGTCGTTCGCGAAGTCACGAAGGTCATGGAGTTCGATCCCGATGAGTACGACGATCGCGTCACGGGCGAGGTCGTCGAGACTGCCCGGGACGCCCTGTTTGCGAGTCTGCTCGAGGTGCAGGTCGGCACTCGAGAGGAGTACGAGTCGTGGCGTGACGCTTACGATGGTGGGGTCACGAAGGTCGGCCACGAGCGCGTCGATCACGTCGTCTGGCACGCCGGCCCCGAAGGTGAGGCGGTCGCGGCCACGTTCCAGGACGAGGAGGCGGCTGCGGTTGCGACGCTTCGCCGGCAGGCGTTCGGGCGGCTCTACCGGGAGCAGTTGTAGACGGCATCGCCATCTATTCGACGGTCGAGTCCGCAGAGTTCTTCGATGACCGAACCGGATTCCGAGGCGTGGACTCACCGCGAGTCGGCCACCGAGTACAAGACTGGGTGGTACGACGGGGGGTACGATTTGGTCGAACAGCCCGACGGCACGGAGAAACGCTACTACTGGGCGGAGCTGCCGCCTGCGGTCGTCGTGGTCGCTCGCGTCGACGGTGATCGTCTCGCAGACGAGAGCG contains:
- a CDS encoding DUF7119 family protein → MTDERPRNSPNGRDEAHRENQNQSRSTPTDRESPVGEPVIRGDESVTGSHAHEAVQFDPADPDSLEDAADTVRRFATDSHGNDHLLVLRGAAACAALVRGEGSYKAAAERAGTDVTVSFIRKWARVHDLPRSIRKQVASGDIAPTAAKHIARVGGEARLLLAWAILDSNLTVRDVRRAASATNDGTPIEQALAEHDVTLGQLELTLSPPTYRDLRRRAAIDDIDPSKIVTEALENHLE
- a CDS encoding tyrosine-type recombinase/integrase, with product MTDSDPREEVDTLRQRLRSNGEDARYVQYDTDRRHLLKFSDNIRLVPSEIGDHRHLKLLRHCTRMATLATPPSVEDFEDNDEADDAGVDDQDDVDELLEDHGLLGAALEYRAVAETIVRWINSEYDNEHTNQDYRTALRSFGRYRQKRDEPPETLAWIPTGTSNDFDPVPSERDLLTWNDLQDLINAARNPRDEALLAVQFEAGLRGGELYDLQVGDVFDSDHSVGIHVNGKEGERSVHLISSVPYLQRWLDEHPASDDDQAWLWSKLSSSDRPSYPTFLNYFKYAAERVDISKDVTPTAFRKANTRWLVTQGFSTARIEDRQGRKRGSDHTSRYMARFGEESNENAYARLHGIEVESEEPEQTGPIECPRCHRDTPRDKDFCMWCHNALSFEATEKVDAVDDDVAESIAESAQDEGVDVTPEEMLEARKALEENPELKQLLLPD
- a CDS encoding DUF5810 domain-containing protein produces the protein MGYACPVCAAEQADAVHLANHLAITASLGREDHLEWLEERAPDWSERTPEELGEIVAEDAPEVETPEFASAPDNAHTPARGRPDSLEGGLARQGRQPGRGSLTAEAEGVLEEARELTRQMQDDGDA
- the rimI gene encoding ribosomal protein S18-alanine N-acetyltransferase, yielding MTVQFPADRNGDLSIRPAERADLLAVVRIENASFPQPWPHEAFERFLGEAGFLVAISDGAVVGYVVSDLVSNAGRPFGHVKDVAVHPDRRGSGIGSALLSRSLAVLAAHGASSVKLEVRASNDPAKRLYREFGFESLRRVPDYYDGEDAIVMIRKLE
- a CDS encoding DUF5809 family protein, whose product is MHTVGTFAPSSVEEAREQFESVGPAAQTVVREVTKVMEFDPDEYDDRVTGEVVETARDALFASLLEVQVGTREEYESWRDAYDGGVTKVGHERVDHVVWHAGPEGEAVAATFQDEEAAAVATLRRQAFGRLYREQL